A window of Longispora fulva contains these coding sequences:
- a CDS encoding dienelactone hydrolase family protein — MAHVLLLHSVYGLRPAVLAAAELLRGGGHTVATPDLYEGFVTGDLDAGMAFQREHGSAAFERAVAAAADLPAGTVYAGFSMGAWAASELIRHDPAPGGLVLLHSAGDVGTGERLPCPWQLHAAEGDEFATLDEIQEWEMAEPGGETFLYPGGGHIYTDADLPDYDATSADLTWRRVLAFLARI, encoded by the coding sequence ATGGCACACGTCCTGCTGCTGCACTCCGTCTACGGGCTCCGGCCGGCGGTCCTGGCCGCCGCCGAGCTGCTCCGGGGCGGCGGCCACACGGTCGCCACCCCGGATCTCTACGAAGGCTTCGTCACCGGCGACCTCGACGCGGGCATGGCCTTCCAGCGGGAGCACGGCTCCGCCGCCTTCGAGCGCGCCGTGGCCGCCGCGGCGGACCTCCCGGCCGGGACGGTCTACGCCGGCTTCTCCATGGGCGCGTGGGCGGCCTCAGAGCTGATCCGGCACGACCCGGCTCCGGGCGGGCTCGTGCTGCTGCACAGCGCCGGCGACGTCGGCACCGGCGAGCGGCTGCCGTGCCCGTGGCAGCTGCACGCCGCGGAGGGCGACGAGTTCGCCACGCTGGACGAGATCCAGGAGTGGGAGATGGCCGAGCCAGGCGGCGAGACGTTCCTCTACCCCGGCGGCGGCCACATCTACACCGACGCCGACCTGCCCGACTACGACGCGACCTCGGCCGACCTCACCTGGCGGCGCGTCCTCGCCTTCCTGGCCAGAATCTAA
- a CDS encoding DUF4352 domain-containing protein — MANKSKLPLALGIAALLLVVVLGALVLSTGGKNEDKKAAATPTPSATGPIRDAGFEFVAQNVRCGVERVGTDALNKTPQGQYCLVTLGVKNTATEARVFTDSLQRAFTDAPAEVRSDPVAGVYANGDNQALVKEIPAGAQATGIVVFDIPKGAKLTRLELHGGVSGQGTVVPVS; from the coding sequence ATGGCGAACAAGAGCAAGCTGCCGCTCGCGCTGGGCATCGCCGCGCTACTTCTCGTGGTTGTCCTCGGTGCCCTCGTGTTGTCCACAGGCGGTAAGAACGAGGACAAGAAGGCCGCGGCCACCCCGACGCCGTCGGCGACCGGCCCGATCCGCGACGCCGGCTTCGAGTTCGTCGCCCAGAACGTGCGGTGCGGGGTCGAGCGGGTCGGCACCGACGCCCTGAACAAGACCCCCCAGGGGCAGTACTGCCTGGTCACCCTCGGTGTGAAGAACACTGCCACCGAGGCAAGGGTCTTCACCGACTCCCTGCAGCGCGCGTTCACGGACGCGCCGGCCGAGGTGCGCAGCGACCCGGTCGCCGGCGTCTACGCCAACGGCGACAACCAGGCCCTGGTCAAGGAGATCCCGGCCGGCGCGCAGGCGACCGGCATCGTGGTGTTCGACATCCCGAAGGGCGCGAAGCTCACCCGGCTGGAGCTGCACGGCGGGGTCAGCGGCCAGGGCACGGTCGTCCCGGTCAGCTAG
- a CDS encoding S9 family peptidase, which produces MNAVPPLAKQVPTTRVQHGDTTVDEYAWLQDKTDPDTIGYLTAENAWAEERTAHLAGLRETLFTELKSRTQETDLSVPTRQGDFWYYSRTVEGKQYGIHCRVPVVGDVVPQVSADGAPLPGEQVVLDENELAGDKDFFSLGTYDPSPDGTLLAFSTDYSGDERYTMRVKNLVTGEVLPDEIPNTFHGSAWSLAGDVLFYLTVDEAWRPHQVWRHTLGSGEPDVLVHHETDEKFWVSVGLTRSEKFILIDIGSKITSELRYIASDDPTGEVKVFGAGRVEGVEVQIDHQGDRFWVLHNQDAVNFVIGWTPVADTHQFHEVIAHRDDTRLLEVQAFSDHAVVHFRRDGLTGLRVLPNDGEPREITFPEPVYDVAPTGNAHYPATTFRLSYTSLVTPDSVYDYSLATGELTLLKRRPVLGDFDPARYEQFREWAVAPDGTRVPISIMALKGTPRDGSAPLSLYGYGSYEASIDPWFSIARLSLVDRGVTFAIAHVRGGGEMGRHWYDDGKLLHKMNTFTDFVACAKHLAAAGWTSPERTVARGASAGGLLMGAIANIAPEAFGGIVAQVPFVDALNTILDPTMPLTVVEWDEWGNPLADPEVYHYMKSYSPYENVTAQEYPAMLVMAGLNDPRVGVHEAAKWVARLRVVGKGGPVLLKTEMGAGHMGPSGRYDVWKEESYVNAWLLDVVGAAS; this is translated from the coding sequence ATGAACGCAGTTCCCCCGCTCGCGAAGCAGGTTCCCACGACCCGTGTCCAGCACGGGGACACCACGGTCGACGAGTACGCGTGGCTCCAGGACAAGACCGACCCCGACACCATCGGCTACCTGACGGCGGAGAACGCCTGGGCCGAGGAGCGGACCGCGCATCTCGCGGGCCTCCGGGAGACGCTGTTCACCGAGCTGAAGTCCCGCACCCAGGAGACGGACCTGTCGGTCCCGACCCGACAGGGCGATTTCTGGTACTACAGCCGCACGGTCGAGGGCAAGCAGTACGGCATCCACTGCCGGGTGCCCGTCGTCGGCGACGTCGTCCCGCAGGTGTCCGCCGACGGCGCTCCGCTGCCGGGCGAGCAGGTGGTGCTCGACGAGAACGAGCTGGCCGGCGACAAGGACTTCTTCTCTCTCGGCACCTACGACCCGAGCCCGGACGGCACCCTGCTGGCGTTCTCGACGGACTACTCCGGCGACGAGCGGTACACGATGCGGGTGAAGAACCTGGTCACCGGCGAGGTCCTGCCCGACGAGATCCCGAACACCTTCCACGGCTCGGCCTGGTCGCTGGCCGGGGACGTGCTGTTCTACCTGACCGTGGACGAGGCGTGGCGGCCGCACCAGGTGTGGCGGCACACCCTGGGATCGGGCGAGCCCGACGTGCTGGTGCACCACGAGACCGACGAGAAGTTCTGGGTGAGCGTCGGCCTGACCCGGTCCGAGAAGTTCATCCTGATCGACATCGGCAGCAAGATCACGAGCGAGCTGCGATACATCGCCTCCGACGACCCGACCGGCGAGGTCAAGGTCTTCGGCGCGGGCCGGGTCGAGGGCGTCGAGGTGCAGATCGACCACCAGGGCGACCGGTTCTGGGTGCTGCACAACCAGGACGCGGTCAACTTCGTCATCGGCTGGACGCCGGTCGCCGACACGCACCAGTTCCACGAGGTGATCGCGCACCGCGACGACACCCGGCTGCTGGAGGTGCAGGCGTTCTCCGACCACGCGGTCGTGCACTTCCGCCGCGACGGCCTCACCGGCCTGCGGGTGCTGCCCAACGACGGCGAGCCGCGCGAGATCACGTTCCCCGAGCCGGTGTACGACGTGGCCCCCACCGGCAACGCGCACTACCCGGCGACCACGTTCCGGCTGTCCTACACCTCGCTGGTCACCCCCGACTCGGTGTACGACTACTCCCTGGCCACCGGCGAGCTGACCCTGCTCAAGCGCCGCCCGGTGCTCGGCGACTTCGACCCGGCCCGCTATGAGCAGTTCCGCGAGTGGGCCGTCGCGCCGGACGGCACCCGGGTACCCATCTCGATCATGGCCCTGAAGGGCACCCCCCGGGACGGCTCGGCCCCCCTGTCGCTGTACGGCTACGGCAGCTACGAGGCCAGCATCGACCCGTGGTTCTCCATCGCCCGACTGTCCCTCGTGGACCGGGGCGTCACGTTCGCCATCGCGCACGTCCGCGGCGGCGGCGAGATGGGCCGGCACTGGTACGACGACGGCAAGCTGCTGCACAAGATGAACACCTTCACCGACTTCGTCGCGTGCGCCAAGCACCTGGCGGCCGCCGGCTGGACGAGCCCGGAGCGCACCGTGGCCCGGGGCGCGTCGGCCGGCGGTCTGCTGATGGGCGCGATCGCCAATATCGCGCCGGAGGCGTTCGGCGGGATCGTGGCGCAGGTGCCGTTCGTGGACGCCCTGAACACGATTCTCGACCCGACGATGCCGTTGACCGTGGTCGAGTGGGACGAATGGGGCAACCCGCTCGCGGATCCCGAGGTCTACCACTACATGAAGTCCTACTCGCCGTACGAGAACGTCACGGCGCAGGAGTACCCGGCGATGCTCGTGATGGCCGGGCTCAACGACCCCCGGGTCGGCGTGCACGAGGCCGCGAAGTGGGTCGCGCGGCTGCGCGTGGTCGGCAAGGGCGGGCCGGTGCTGCTGAAGACGGAGATGGGCGCGGGGCACATGGGTCCGTCGGGCCGCTACGACGTGTGGAAAGAGGAGTCCTACGTCAACGCGTGGCTGCTGGACGTGGTGGGCGCCGCCTCCTAG
- a CDS encoding N-acetylmuramoyl-L-alanine amidase, which produces MRTRVQRGTVLVAAGALAVLAGCGTSAPKTAPVAAQVSPSEASSPSPSAAPTSAASTPSPSSAPSPAASKAPVVQTKGLAGKTIVIDPGHNRNNGQHTAEINKQVDSGNGMKACDTTGTQTNDGYQEAAFTWDVATRLAGLLRAAGAKVVMTLDADTAWGPCITDRARIGNESGAAVVISIHGDGGPAGGSGFHVMEPGLNGPIKEPSHRLAIAVRDSYRAGTGLQASSYIGTDGLNPRTDMGGLNLTTVPKVMLEAGNMRNAGDASLMKSPDFRQKAAQSLVTALSRYLS; this is translated from the coding sequence GTGCGGACCCGAGTGCAAAGAGGAACCGTCCTCGTGGCGGCCGGAGCCCTCGCGGTGCTCGCCGGGTGCGGCACCTCCGCTCCGAAGACCGCCCCGGTCGCGGCGCAGGTCAGCCCGTCGGAGGCATCCTCCCCGAGCCCGTCGGCCGCGCCCACGTCCGCGGCGTCCACGCCGTCGCCGTCCTCCGCGCCCTCGCCGGCCGCCTCGAAGGCCCCGGTCGTGCAGACCAAGGGCCTGGCCGGCAAGACGATCGTGATCGACCCCGGGCACAACCGGAACAACGGCCAGCACACCGCCGAGATCAACAAGCAGGTCGACTCGGGCAACGGCATGAAGGCCTGCGACACCACGGGCACCCAGACCAACGACGGGTACCAGGAGGCGGCGTTCACCTGGGACGTGGCCACCCGCCTCGCCGGTCTGCTCCGGGCGGCCGGCGCGAAGGTCGTCATGACGCTGGACGCCGACACGGCGTGGGGCCCGTGCATCACCGACCGGGCCCGGATCGGAAACGAGTCGGGTGCCGCAGTGGTCATCTCCATCCACGGCGACGGCGGGCCGGCGGGCGGCTCGGGGTTCCACGTGATGGAGCCGGGGCTGAACGGGCCGATCAAGGAGCCGTCGCACCGGCTGGCGATCGCCGTCCGCGACTCCTACCGCGCCGGTACCGGGCTCCAGGCGTCCAGCTACATCGGGACGGACGGTCTGAACCCCCGTACCGACATGGGTGGTCTGAACCTGACCACCGTGCCGAAGGTGATGTTGGAGGCCGGCAATATGCGCAATGCCGGCGACGCGAGCCTGATGAAAAGCCCGGACTTTCGCCAGAAAGCAGCACAATCACTGGTTACCGCACTGAGCCGGTATCTCAGCTAA
- a CDS encoding threonine ammonia-lyase, giving the protein MRLVTLGDIHSAAETIAGTALRTPLVPCAWGDADRPLWLKPENLQPIGAFKIRGARNAIRPGMTGVVAYSSGNHGQAVAYVARQLGIPAIVVVPDTTPDVKIAGMQNLGADVIVVAPAERVSRAEELAARHGYPLIPPFDSLDVIAGQGTVGLEIAEDLPDVEVVLVPISGGGLISGVGTAIRALAPRAKVIGVEPALAADARESLAAGRVVSWPIESTQQTIADGLRSPQLSELTFAHIREVVDAIVTVTEEEIGAAVGVLARSSRLVAEPSGAVTTAAYLYHREELPIGRTVAVLSGGNINPALLAALV; this is encoded by the coding sequence ATGAGGCTCGTGACCTTGGGTGACATCCACTCCGCAGCGGAGACCATCGCCGGCACCGCGCTGCGGACCCCACTCGTCCCCTGCGCGTGGGGCGACGCCGACCGACCACTCTGGCTCAAACCGGAGAACCTGCAGCCCATCGGGGCTTTCAAGATCCGGGGCGCGCGGAACGCGATCCGGCCGGGGATGACCGGAGTGGTCGCGTACTCGTCGGGCAACCACGGCCAGGCCGTCGCCTACGTCGCCCGGCAACTCGGGATCCCCGCCATCGTCGTCGTCCCCGACACCACCCCCGACGTGAAGATCGCCGGGATGCAGAATCTCGGCGCCGACGTGATCGTCGTCGCACCCGCCGAGCGGGTGTCCCGGGCGGAGGAACTCGCCGCGCGGCACGGCTACCCACTGATCCCGCCGTTCGACAGCCTCGACGTCATCGCGGGACAGGGCACCGTCGGGCTGGAGATCGCCGAGGACCTGCCCGACGTGGAGGTCGTACTCGTCCCGATCAGCGGCGGCGGCCTGATCTCCGGCGTCGGTACCGCGATCCGGGCCCTCGCCCCGCGCGCGAAGGTGATCGGGGTCGAACCGGCGCTGGCGGCCGACGCCCGGGAGAGCCTCGCCGCCGGGCGGGTCGTGTCCTGGCCGATCGAGAGCACCCAGCAGACGATCGCCGACGGACTCCGCAGCCCCCAGCTGTCGGAGCTGACCTTCGCGCACATCCGCGAGGTGGTCGACGCCATCGTCACCGTCACCGAGGAGGAGATCGGCGCGGCCGTCGGCGTGCTGGCCCGCTCCTCCCGCCTGGTGGCCGAACCGAGCGGGGCTGTGACCACGGCCGCGTACCTCTACCACCGGGAGGAGTTGCCGATCGGGCGCACCGTGGCGGTGCTCTCCGGCGGCAACATCAACCCGGCACTCCTGGCGGCCCTGGTCTGA
- a CDS encoding GEVED domain-containing protein, with protein sequence MAVAPAAPGAPGVAVAVAPAAPAAPGAVEDAGSADWGDAPDSYQTSEAEDGPRHTASEALNGQVFAIGKTVDLENDGHPSLKGQGDDKLGTDDEDAFPDPLVLDRSGLTVDVPVPVTNTGHIAGVMGGWLDFNNNGKFDADESTVAPIAPNATTVTLTFKVPAAAEGKDYAGYVNDTPFIRIRIYPDTASTPTVFGAVKGGEVEDHPVVWGTTPKPSATPSVKGQLPVTGQNSWTTLVPIGAGLLVLGGVLFAWAYRRRLIIRA encoded by the coding sequence GTGGCCGTCGCCCCGGCCGCCCCCGGAGCTCCCGGCGTCGCCGTGGCGGTGGCTCCGGCGGCCCCTGCGGCCCCGGGCGCCGTCGAGGATGCCGGTAGCGCCGACTGGGGCGACGCCCCGGACAGCTACCAGACCAGCGAGGCGGAGGATGGCCCCCGGCACACGGCCTCCGAGGCGCTGAACGGTCAGGTCTTCGCCATCGGTAAGACGGTCGACCTGGAGAACGACGGGCACCCGAGCCTCAAGGGCCAGGGCGACGACAAGCTCGGCACCGACGACGAGGACGCCTTCCCGGACCCGCTGGTCCTGGACCGCAGCGGCCTCACGGTCGACGTGCCGGTGCCCGTCACCAACACCGGGCACATCGCCGGCGTCATGGGCGGCTGGCTCGACTTCAACAACAACGGCAAGTTCGACGCCGACGAGAGCACGGTCGCCCCGATCGCCCCGAACGCGACCACGGTGACCCTGACCTTCAAGGTCCCGGCCGCCGCCGAGGGCAAGGACTACGCCGGCTACGTCAACGACACCCCGTTCATCCGGATCCGGATCTACCCGGACACGGCGTCGACCCCGACCGTGTTCGGCGCCGTCAAGGGCGGCGAGGTCGAGGACCACCCCGTGGTGTGGGGCACGACCCCGAAGCCGTCGGCCACGCCGTCCGTCAAGGGCCAGCTCCCGGTCACGGGCCAGAACTCCTGGACGACCCTGGTCCCGATCGGTGCCGGTCTCCTCGTGCTCGGTGGGGTCCTGTTCGCCTGGGCCTACCGCCGGCGCCTGATCATCCGCGCGTAG
- a CDS encoding aldo/keto reductase has product MHQRTLGNTDLTVGAVGLGCMGMTWAYSTGTQSPDEHIKVIHRAIDLGVTLIDTADIYGPYDNEELVGRALAGRRDEVVLATKAGLVPAPFPAAMRPDGRPEHIRAAVDASLQRLGVDHIDLYQLHRVDSDVPIEESWGAFAEQVAAGKVRHIGLSEVTADEAARAHAVHPVASVQSELSLWTRDYLDEVVPWTRANGAAFIPFSPLGRGYLTGALASLDDLEEGDRRRLMPRFSAELMAANQKLVDAVRTIADRHGAKPGQVAIAWTLAQGEHVVPIPGTKRIGYLEENAAAADLVLTAEDLADLDALPTPEGPRY; this is encoded by the coding sequence ATGCATCAGCGCACCCTGGGCAACACCGACCTGACAGTCGGCGCGGTCGGCCTCGGCTGCATGGGCATGACCTGGGCGTACTCGACGGGGACCCAGTCGCCCGACGAGCACATCAAGGTCATCCACCGGGCGATCGACCTCGGCGTGACCCTGATCGACACCGCCGACATCTACGGGCCGTACGACAACGAGGAGCTCGTCGGTCGGGCGCTCGCCGGCCGCCGGGACGAGGTCGTGCTCGCCACCAAGGCCGGCCTGGTGCCCGCCCCGTTCCCGGCCGCGATGCGGCCCGACGGTCGTCCCGAGCACATCCGGGCCGCCGTCGACGCGTCACTCCAGCGGCTCGGCGTCGACCACATCGACCTCTACCAGCTGCACCGGGTCGACTCGGACGTGCCGATCGAGGAGTCGTGGGGCGCGTTCGCCGAGCAGGTCGCCGCCGGCAAGGTCCGCCACATCGGGCTGTCGGAGGTCACCGCCGACGAGGCCGCCCGCGCGCACGCCGTGCACCCGGTCGCCAGCGTCCAGTCCGAGCTGTCCTTGTGGACCAGGGACTACCTGGACGAGGTCGTGCCGTGGACGCGGGCCAACGGGGCGGCGTTCATCCCGTTCTCGCCGCTCGGCCGGGGCTACCTGACCGGCGCGCTCGCGAGCCTCGACGACCTGGAGGAGGGCGACCGCCGCCGCCTGATGCCCCGGTTCTCCGCCGAGCTGATGGCCGCCAACCAGAAGCTGGTCGACGCGGTGCGCACCATCGCCGACCGGCATGGTGCCAAGCCCGGCCAGGTGGCGATCGCCTGGACCCTCGCCCAGGGCGAACACGTCGTGCCGATCCCGGGCACGAAGCGGATCGGCTACCTGGAGGAGAACGCGGCGGCCGCCGACCTCGTCCTCACGGCCGAGGACCTGGCGGACCTCGACGCGCTGCCGACGCCCGAGGGCCCGCGCTACTAA
- a CDS encoding MarR family winged helix-turn-helix transcriptional regulator, translating to MQLGMFVRRLEQTLTAAKAEAFRETGLTVPQHLALLVLAASPGNFSAAQLARVCLVTPQTMSTITANLLAKGLIEKHPSDVHAQVLVLKATPAGLELLERAEPGHLAVEARLISTFTPEEQEKFREFLIRALDALTD from the coding sequence ATGCAGCTCGGAATGTTCGTACGCAGGCTGGAGCAGACGCTGACCGCCGCCAAGGCCGAGGCGTTCCGGGAGACGGGGCTGACCGTGCCGCAGCACCTGGCGCTGCTCGTGCTCGCCGCGTCCCCCGGCAACTTCTCCGCGGCCCAGCTCGCCAGGGTCTGCCTGGTCACACCACAGACCATGTCGACGATCACGGCGAATCTGCTGGCCAAGGGGCTGATCGAGAAGCATCCGTCGGACGTGCACGCGCAGGTGCTGGTACTGAAGGCGACGCCGGCCGGGCTGGAGCTGCTGGAGCGGGCCGAGCCGGGACATCTCGCGGTGGAGGCCAGGTTGATCTCGACGTTCACGCCGGAGGAGCAGGAGAAGTTCCGGGAGTTCCTGATCCGGGCGCTGGACGCGCTCACGGACTGA
- a CDS encoding C40 family peptidase, with protein sequence MNSVRGAYLAVVAVTATVVMSFAGSAHADDVDEIERQLDSKWSSLETTIEQYNKTAATLKSTKAEAEAASVKVKPLQDKVDAAYAQIGQMSAAAYKGGKASTANALLGGNSADAVLQQLTLLDAISGSEQKQIDELNRLKAPLDAEKKKIQTLLDAQQKMESELSAKKVAITGEMDSLQTQRAAAYKDRASRSGTRIDYVPPFIPGPPGKAVAFAMAQIGKPYVWAAAGPDSYDCSGLTLAAWAQGGVTLGHYTGWQRDASTPITRSQLQPGDLIFYGGDRHVALYIGDNKVVHAPQPGQNVKIESVDMGGDNPTAYARPKYAH encoded by the coding sequence GTGAATTCCGTCCGCGGAGCCTACTTAGCCGTCGTCGCCGTCACCGCCACCGTCGTGATGTCCTTCGCGGGCAGCGCGCACGCCGACGATGTCGACGAGATCGAGCGCCAGCTGGATTCCAAGTGGAGCTCGCTGGAAACCACGATCGAGCAGTACAACAAGACCGCTGCGACGTTGAAGTCCACCAAGGCCGAGGCCGAGGCGGCGTCCGTCAAGGTCAAGCCCCTCCAGGACAAGGTCGACGCCGCGTACGCGCAGATCGGCCAGATGTCGGCCGCCGCGTACAAGGGCGGCAAGGCCAGCACCGCCAACGCGCTGCTCGGCGGCAACTCCGCGGACGCTGTCCTCCAGCAGCTGACCCTCCTCGACGCGATCAGCGGGTCGGAGCAGAAGCAGATCGACGAGCTGAACAGGCTCAAGGCTCCGCTCGACGCCGAGAAGAAGAAGATCCAGACTCTGCTCGACGCGCAGCAGAAGATGGAGTCGGAGCTCTCGGCCAAGAAGGTCGCCATCACCGGCGAGATGGACTCGTTGCAGACCCAGCGGGCCGCGGCGTACAAGGACCGGGCGAGCCGCAGCGGCACCCGGATCGACTATGTGCCGCCGTTCATCCCCGGCCCGCCCGGCAAGGCCGTGGCGTTCGCGATGGCCCAGATCGGCAAGCCGTACGTGTGGGCGGCCGCCGGCCCCGACTCCTACGACTGCTCGGGCCTGACGCTGGCCGCGTGGGCGCAGGGTGGCGTGACGTTGGGCCACTACACCGGCTGGCAGCGCGACGCCTCGACCCCGATCACCCGGTCGCAGCTGCAACCCGGTGACCTGATCTTCTACGGTGGCGACCGGCACGTGGCGCTGTACATCGGCGACAACAAGGTCGTGCACGCCCCGCAGCCCGGCCAGAACGTGAAGATCGAGAGTGTGGACATGGGCGGGGACAACCCGACCGCCTACGCCCGCCCCAAGTACGCGCACTGA
- a CDS encoding Xaa-Pro dipeptidyl-peptidase: MRRLFVVGLALVAALAGAPPVHAAPRFAQSDPIYSYSAAIREAVWVDTPLDNDGNGVPDKVAVDIVRPSEPAQTGGRVPVIMDASPYYQCCGRGNESETKVYANGVVTKFPLYYDNYFVPRGYAFLAVDLAGTSRSTGCEDVGGPEEVLGAKAVIDWLNGTATAHDAAGATVVASWATGKVGMIGKSWDGSVANGVAATGVKGLATIVPISAISSWYDYERINGAVNPRTSSMTGLHGLVTSRPSGTCAAVTNALSSGSDAATANYNSFWDARNYVAKANQVKASVFVVHGMNDLNVQGVNYGQWWDALAANNVPRKIWLSQEGHVDPFDFRRQAWVDTLHRWFDYWLLGLDSGVMSEPMASVERGADVWADSTTWPPAGTVDNVYSLAAGTPGTLSLAAPVAGTSTISDSPNASESTTVGSPTQNKNGRKVYWTAPLAAPLHLAGTPTVTLRVRSTKATTILSARLVDYGTATRVNYRASGEGITTLASESCWGPATAADDACYKNTAKTVATADLAVLSRGWIDGAHRDSLSSPTNMAAGTWYTVTWKLRPLDQVLPAGHRLGLVLSLSDQEFVSPKSTGATVDVDLARSLLRLPTAPNALEGRVALEPSVTVEAPDGPSVVGFR; this comes from the coding sequence ATGCGTCGTCTGTTCGTTGTCGGACTGGCCCTGGTCGCAGCGCTCGCGGGGGCCCCGCCGGTGCACGCCGCGCCACGGTTCGCGCAGAGCGACCCGATCTACTCGTACTCCGCCGCGATCCGCGAGGCGGTCTGGGTCGACACCCCGCTGGACAACGACGGCAACGGCGTCCCCGACAAGGTGGCCGTCGACATCGTCCGGCCGAGCGAGCCCGCGCAGACGGGCGGCAGGGTCCCCGTGATCATGGACGCCTCGCCGTACTACCAGTGCTGCGGCCGGGGCAACGAGAGCGAGACCAAGGTCTACGCGAACGGCGTGGTCACCAAGTTCCCGCTGTACTACGACAACTACTTCGTCCCGCGCGGCTACGCGTTCCTCGCCGTCGACCTGGCCGGCACGTCCCGCTCGACGGGGTGCGAGGACGTCGGCGGCCCCGAAGAGGTCCTCGGCGCGAAGGCGGTGATCGACTGGCTGAACGGCACGGCCACGGCGCACGACGCCGCCGGAGCCACCGTCGTCGCGTCCTGGGCCACGGGCAAGGTCGGCATGATCGGCAAGTCCTGGGACGGCAGCGTGGCCAACGGCGTGGCCGCCACCGGCGTGAAGGGCCTGGCCACGATCGTCCCCATCTCCGCCATCTCCAGCTGGTACGACTACGAGCGGATCAACGGGGCCGTCAACCCGAGGACCAGCTCGATGACCGGCCTGCACGGCCTGGTCACCAGCCGCCCGTCCGGCACCTGCGCCGCCGTCACCAACGCCCTGTCCTCAGGCTCGGACGCCGCGACGGCCAACTACAACTCCTTCTGGGACGCCCGGAACTACGTGGCCAAGGCGAACCAGGTCAAGGCCAGCGTGTTCGTCGTACACGGAATGAACGATCTGAACGTCCAGGGTGTCAACTATGGACAGTGGTGGGACGCGCTGGCGGCCAACAACGTGCCGCGCAAGATCTGGCTGTCGCAGGAGGGCCACGTCGACCCGTTCGACTTCCGCCGCCAGGCGTGGGTCGACACCCTGCACCGCTGGTTCGACTACTGGCTGCTCGGCCTCGACAGCGGCGTCATGTCCGAGCCGATGGCCTCCGTCGAGCGCGGAGCGGACGTCTGGGCCGACTCGACCACCTGGCCGCCGGCCGGCACGGTCGACAACGTCTACTCCCTGGCGGCCGGCACCCCCGGCACCCTGAGCCTCGCGGCCCCCGTGGCCGGCACCAGCACGATCAGCGACTCGCCCAACGCCAGCGAGAGCACGACGGTCGGTTCGCCGACCCAGAACAAGAACGGCCGCAAGGTGTACTGGACGGCACCGCTCGCCGCACCCCTGCACCTCGCCGGCACCCCCACGGTCACCCTGCGGGTCCGGTCCACCAAGGCGACCACGATCCTGTCCGCGCGCCTCGTCGACTACGGCACGGCGACCCGGGTCAACTATCGCGCCTCGGGGGAGGGGATCACCACCCTCGCGTCGGAGTCGTGCTGGGGACCGGCCACGGCGGCCGATGACGCCTGCTACAAGAACACCGCGAAGACGGTGGCGACCGCCGACCTGGCCGTCCTCAGCCGGGGGTGGATCGACGGCGCGCACCGCGACTCGCTGAGCAGCCCCACGAACATGGCGGCGGGGACCTGGTACACGGTCACGTGGAAGCTGCGCCCCCTCGACCAGGTGCTGCCGGCCGGGCACCGGCTCGGGCTGGTGCTGAGCCTCAGCGACCAGGAGTTCGTGTCGCCGAAGTCGACCGGTGCGACCGTCGACGTCGACCTGGCCCGGAGCCTGTTGCGCCTGCCCACGGCCCCGAACGCGCTGGAGGGCCGGGTCGCACTGGAGCCTTCGGTGACGGTCGAGGCACCGGACGGGCCGTCGGTGGTCGGCTTCCGGTAA
- a CDS encoding NUDIX domain-containing protein, with protein sequence MEITREVAVIVLTDPAGRVLMQHRTEDAPVAPGQWTPPGGRLEPGETPLLAAQRELYEETGLVAYLKAGRVVELGATDGVGVRFHIFSGTTEATQDDVVVGEGQAMLFLTREEIAAKELTGIAKVIFRQ encoded by the coding sequence ATGGAGATCACTCGCGAGGTGGCCGTCATCGTCCTCACCGATCCCGCCGGCCGGGTGCTCATGCAGCACCGCACCGAGGACGCGCCGGTGGCTCCGGGCCAGTGGACGCCACCCGGCGGGCGTCTCGAGCCGGGCGAGACCCCGCTGCTCGCCGCCCAGCGTGAGCTGTACGAGGAGACCGGCCTCGTCGCGTACCTCAAGGCCGGCCGGGTGGTCGAGCTGGGCGCCACCGACGGGGTCGGGGTGCGGTTCCACATCTTCTCGGGCACCACCGAGGCGACCCAGGACGACGTCGTGGTCGGCGAGGGTCAGGCCATGCTGTTCCTGACCCGCGAGGAGATCGCGGCCAAGGAGCTCACCGGCATCGCCAAGGTGATCTTCCGCCAGTGA